DNA sequence from the Chloroflexota bacterium genome:
CACCGGAGGGCCGGCCGGTCCGGACAGGGTCTCGTCGAGTTCGCCCTCGTGGTGCCCGTGTTTCTCCTGATGGTCTTCGGGATCATCGACGGCGGTCGGTTCGTCTACATGAGCAGTGTCCTGTCGCAGGCCGCCCGCGAGGGGGCGCGAACAGGATCGGTCGAGGCGAGCTGGCTTGGCAAGGTCGACCCGAGCTGCGGGCAGCCCGGCGGTCCCACCTGCCCGGCCACGGCCGCGACGCTCAAGGCGGATGTTCTTTCCGCCGCGGATCGGATGGTCACGCCCTTCGCGAACATCGTGAGCTCGCAGATGTACATCAGCTGCGATCCACCGAGCACGGTGCCCAGCGGCGC
Encoded proteins:
- a CDS encoding pilus assembly protein, producing the protein MRHRSASDAHRRAGRSGQGLVEFALVVPVFLLMVFGIIDGGRFVYMSSVLSQAAREGARTGSVEASWLGKVDPSCGQPGGPTCPATAATLKADVLSAADRMVTPFANIVSSQMYISCDPPSTVPSGAWTSGTACTAGTGGTGVTGNVISVRVALTYQPLTPIVGQVIGPTTIYGSASMVIN